In Methanobrevibacter sp., one DNA window encodes the following:
- a CDS encoding aspartate dehydrogenase gives MIVGIVGCGAIANTIVNEILSEDGIEIKYFYDRDVERAENLAQIAHGIAVIKLEDMLDEVDLVVEAASPMALKSIAIDILEKGIDLMVMSVGALMDREFRNKVHKTAQEHKAKVYAPSGAIVGLDGIKAASIGKITQASLTTRKAPKSLGREVEEEEILFEGKASEAVEKFPVNINVAASLSIACNMDIDVKIIVDPKVDRNVHEVVVKGDFGEFRTSSENYPFAANPKTSMLAAFSAIKLLKSFNECFSVGT, from the coding sequence ATGATAGTAGGTATTGTAGGATGTGGAGCCATTGCAAATACAATAGTCAATGAAATCCTATCTGAAGATGGAATAGAAATCAAGTATTTCTATGATCGTGATGTTGAAAGAGCGGAAAACCTTGCACAGATTGCTCATGGAATAGCTGTTATCAAGCTTGAAGACATGTTGGATGAAGTGGATCTGGTTGTTGAGGCAGCTTCACCTATGGCCTTGAAATCCATAGCTATTGATATTTTGGAAAAAGGCATAGATCTAATGGTCATGAGTGTAGGTGCATTGATGGATAGGGAATTCAGAAACAAGGTCCATAAGACCGCTCAGGAGCATAAGGCGAAAGTATATGCCCCATCAGGTGCCATTGTAGGTTTGGATGGTATCAAGGCGGCATCCATCGGTAAAATCACCCAAGCTTCCCTTACCACTAGAAAGGCACCTAAATCATTAGGCAGGGAAGTTGAAGAGGAAGAGATCCTATTTGAAGGAAAGGCCTCTGAAGCTGTAGAGAAGTTTCCGGTAAACATCAATGTGGCTGCTTCATTAAGCATTGCATGCAATATGGATATTGATGTAAAGATCATAGTGGACCCTAAAGTTGACAGGAATGTTCACGAAGTTGTAGTCAAGGGGGACTTCGGTGAGTTCAGGACAAGTTCTGAAAACTACCCATTTGCAGCAAACCCAAAAACAAGCATGCTGGCTGCATTTTCAGCTATCAAGCTGCTAAAAAGCTTCAACGAATGCTTCTCCGTAGGAACATAG
- a CDS encoding tRNA-binding protein, translated as MWDTAKDYRILIAMHARELFLRTVQTGSFRGNWNKKGAIEETKKMEPDLKSLLYCYLEGDALANCEDVEKLEDKAHRIIDFLGGDDWAHKFMNGAPKDEREKTEENIAKVRFFLDTILGLRNRFKFGPIDDPIIGIDVKVGEIMSVSKHPKADSLMICNVNLGKRALKVVTNDLTVKEGNRVGVSLLPPATFMDIVSEGMFLGMNGSILKDVKGELGQMPNGIPMESLNETKNMITNFLDSK; from the coding sequence ATGTGGGATACTGCTAAAGATTATAGAATACTAATAGCCATGCATGCTCGTGAATTATTCTTGAGAACCGTTCAAACAGGAAGTTTCAGAGGCAATTGGAATAAGAAGGGAGCTATTGAAGAAACCAAAAAGATGGAACCGGATTTGAAGTCCTTGCTTTACTGCTATCTTGAAGGGGATGCTCTAGCTAATTGTGAAGATGTTGAAAAGCTTGAGGATAAGGCTCATAGGATCATTGACTTCCTTGGCGGCGATGATTGGGCTCATAAATTCATGAATGGCGCTCCTAAGGATGAAAGGGAAAAGACAGAAGAGAACATTGCCAAGGTAAGATTTTTCCTTGACACCATTTTAGGCCTTAGGAACAGATTTAAGTTTGGACCAATCGATGATCCGATTATCGGCATTGATGTTAAGGTTGGAGAGATTATGAGCGTAAGCAAACACCCTAAAGCCGATTCCCTGATGATCTGCAATGTGAATCTTGGAAAGAGGGCTTTGAAAGTGGTTACCAATGACCTGACAGTCAAGGAAGGCAATAGGGTTGGTGTTTCCCTGCTTCCGCCAGCTACTTTTATGGACATTGTTTCCGAAGGAATGTTCTTGGGAATGAACGGCAGCATTCTAAAGGATGTGAAGGGTGAATTGGGCCAAATGCCTAATGGAATACCTATGGAATCATTGAATGAAACCAAAAACATGATTACAAACTTTTTAGATTCTAAATAG
- a CDS encoding lactaldehyde dehydrogenase: MKFLINGELIDKSDHFDVINPYNGELVDTVPIGYRSDADDAIESANNARRALNDLSAKEVSIKLFDACEELERESEDIAKLIVAEAGKPYKQAIVELQRSVETLQFAAEEAKRIYGESVPIDATGSVDARFFAFTKKVPLGVVGAITPFNYPVNLALHKIAPAIAAKNTVVMKPSMEAPLAALRLAEIINNHFPDGVINSVTGYGSEVGDAMVVSTGINKISFTGSVATGLFISSRSGMKKLTLELGGNDPLVVLEDADVEKAVSAATSGAFLFSGQVCIGVKRIILDNKIADEFIDLFAKEASKLKMGNPMDESTDIGPVINESAAIHIETAVNSAIEDGAELILGGNRKDCFYEPTILDNVNMTMDLVANETFGPVAPIIRVDGLDEAIKVANDTQYGLQAGVFTESIRSALRCANEIDAGSVLINKESTFRTDAMPFGGFKSSGMGKEGIKYAVEDMCKTKLIAFNCK; this comes from the coding sequence ATGAAATTCTTAATCAATGGTGAACTTATAGACAAATCCGACCATTTTGATGTCATCAATCCGTATAATGGAGAACTTGTGGATACAGTTCCGATAGGATACAGAAGTGATGCAGATGATGCCATTGAATCTGCAAACAATGCAAGAAGAGCATTGAATGACTTGTCTGCAAAGGAAGTTTCAATCAAGTTATTTGATGCTTGTGAAGAGCTTGAAAGGGAAAGCGAAGATATAGCAAAGCTGATTGTTGCTGAAGCTGGAAAGCCATATAAGCAAGCCATTGTAGAGCTTCAAAGGTCTGTTGAAACATTGCAGTTTGCAGCGGAGGAAGCAAAAAGAATCTATGGTGAATCAGTGCCTATAGATGCTACAGGTTCTGTTGATGCGAGGTTCTTTGCATTTACCAAAAAGGTTCCTCTTGGTGTTGTCGGGGCAATCACTCCATTCAATTATCCTGTAAATCTGGCCCTTCATAAGATAGCTCCAGCCATTGCAGCAAAGAACACTGTTGTCATGAAACCATCTATGGAAGCGCCATTGGCTGCATTGAGATTGGCTGAAATAATCAACAATCACTTCCCAGATGGTGTGATAAACTCTGTTACAGGCTATGGTAGTGAAGTTGGAGATGCTATGGTCGTGTCAACCGGCATTAACAAGATCTCATTTACAGGTAGTGTGGCTACAGGTTTGTTCATTTCATCAAGGTCTGGTATGAAGAAACTGACATTGGAGCTTGGTGGAAATGACCCGTTGGTAGTACTTGAAGATGCAGACGTTGAAAAGGCTGTCAGTGCAGCTACATCTGGAGCATTTCTCTTCTCAGGACAAGTCTGCATTGGTGTTAAGAGAATAATTCTGGATAATAAGATAGCTGATGAGTTCATTGATCTTTTTGCAAAAGAGGCAAGCAAATTGAAGATGGGAAATCCAATGGATGAATCAACTGACATTGGTCCTGTAATCAATGAAAGCGCAGCCATTCATATTGAAACTGCAGTAAACAGTGCGATTGAAGATGGTGCGGAACTTATTCTTGGAGGAAATCGTAAGGATTGCTTCTATGAACCTACCATTCTAGACAATGTCAACATGACTATGGATCTGGTGGCAAATGAAACCTTTGGTCCAGTTGCCCCAATCATTAGGGTTGATGGATTGGATGAGGCAATCAAGGTTGCAAACGATACCCAATATGGCCTTCAGGCAGGAGTGTTCACCGAGAGCATTCGCAGTGCATTGAGATGTGCAAATGAAATCGATGCAGGTTCAGTATTAATCAATAAGGAATCAACCTTCAGGACAGATGCAATGCCTTTTGGAGGATTCAAGTCAAGTGGAATGGGCAAGGAAGGAATCAAATATGCGGTTGAGGATATGTGCAAGACCAAATTGATTGCATTCAATTGCAAATAG
- a CDS encoding class III signal peptide-containing protein, whose amino-acid sequence MKNEEFNLLNRLSQDNNGQGSVELILIIGGIIVIILLVVSMYKSYLVDLGTEIDSNEMNALNGSFNEIASKFE is encoded by the coding sequence ATGAAAAATGAGGAATTTAATTTATTAAATAGGCTTTCTCAAGACAATAATGGACAGGGTTCTGTTGAATTGATATTGATCATTGGAGGAATCATTGTAATCATTCTCCTTGTAGTTTCAATGTATAAATCTTACTTGGTCGATTTGGGAACTGAAATTGATTCAAATGAAATGAATGCATTAAACGGTTCATTTAATGAAATCGCTTCTAAATTCGAATAG
- a CDS encoding type II secretion system F family protein → MFIEDLIIKLSNIIENKTKESILIGFQEYLLKAGIFTLASQILAIILMVYAISVILFTLTSLMLSFNIIFAIILAILIPTASFILVLFMKIEKRASEIENSIPDFLRQLSSMLKVGLSLENALLDMSDHGNGPLYDELRRVVVEIRMGKSLDESFNNMAIRLDSKDLERSFKIILNAHKSGGSLSDIILDVSDDLRAMLILKRERKASVMMSIMFLIIASTIAAPFALGMVGVYSSFMMELGKGGAICEVAPLAAEIYLIIHSILAGFLIALIMYGDLKKGLRYSIPITCSAFLVFYLINNFGAGFFGLV, encoded by the coding sequence ATGTTTATAGAAGATTTAATTATCAAATTATCGAATATAATAGAAAACAAAACTAAAGAATCTATTTTAATAGGCTTTCAGGAATACCTTCTGAAAGCAGGAATATTTACATTGGCTTCCCAAATCTTAGCAATAATTCTGATGGTTTATGCCATATCCGTAATTCTGTTTACACTAACCTCATTAATGCTGTCATTTAACATAATTTTCGCTATTATTTTAGCCATTCTCATTCCAACAGCATCATTTATTTTAGTGCTGTTTATGAAAATAGAGAAAAGGGCAAGTGAAATAGAAAACTCCATTCCAGACTTTCTAAGGCAATTGTCATCTATGCTGAAGGTAGGTTTGAGCTTGGAAAACGCTTTGCTTGACATGTCCGACCATGGAAATGGACCATTGTATGATGAACTTAGAAGAGTTGTTGTAGAGATTCGAATGGGAAAAAGCTTGGACGAATCATTCAATAATATGGCAATCAGGCTCGATTCGAAAGACTTGGAAAGAAGCTTTAAGATTATATTGAATGCTCATAAGAGCGGAGGGTCCTTATCTGACATCATTCTTGATGTAAGTGATGACTTAAGGGCCATGCTGATATTGAAAAGGGAGCGCAAGGCAAGTGTTATGATGTCAATCATGTTTCTAATAATTGCATCAACAATTGCAGCTCCTTTTGCACTAGGAATGGTTGGAGTCTATTCTTCCTTTATGATGGAATTGGGAAAGGGAGGAGCCATCTGTGAAGTTGCTCCCCTTGCAGCAGAGATTTATTTGATCATCCATTCAATATTAGCAGGATTTTTGATAGCCTTAATCATGTATGGGGACTTGAAGAAGGGACTTAGATATTCAATTCCAATAACTTGCTCTGCATTTTTGGTCTTTTATTTAATAAATAACTTTGGAGCGGGTTTCTTTGGATTGGTCTAA
- a CDS encoding aminopeptidase P family protein: MQIKENDIHRFHINNILKKLEEKDQDAMLVANFNNIHYLSGYLSTSFAFLIIKEYPIIFVSGMDMEIARDTSSIDIVKYESFDVMIKYLKEEGIKNLAIESDLTANVYQKFNDFNLSISDAISTERMIKSDDEVERILKATDIAHKSLIELDVRSKQEKGAEEWECAYELGYLMRKNGASIESFDTIFASGSVSSLPHSTPRQHILETPVLVDYGCKFEGYCSDTTRTFLYTERQEEISDIVLEAHDKAIDAVKAGVKACEVDKVARDIITEYGYGDNFIHSTGHSLGLDIHENPSVSLKDQTVLENNMIITIEPGIYLEGEFGIRIEDMVLVDKKGKLIGDLPQIL; the protein is encoded by the coding sequence ATGCAGATTAAAGAAAATGATATTCATAGATTTCACATCAACAATATTCTAAAGAAATTGGAAGAAAAGGACCAGGATGCCATGCTGGTAGCTAATTTCAACAATATCCATTACCTATCAGGTTATTTGTCAACAAGCTTTGCATTTCTAATCATCAAGGAATATCCGATCATTTTTGTATCTGGAATGGATATGGAAATTGCAAGGGACACCTCTTCCATTGATATTGTAAAATATGAGTCCTTTGATGTGATGATTAAGTATTTGAAGGAAGAGGGAATTAAGAATTTGGCCATTGAATCAGACTTGACTGCAAACGTCTATCAAAAGTTCAATGACTTCAATCTAAGCATTTCAGATGCAATATCAACCGAAAGGATGATAAAGTCTGATGATGAAGTTGAGAGGATACTCAAGGCAACAGATATCGCACATAAGTCCCTGATTGAATTGGATGTGAGGTCCAAGCAGGAGAAGGGAGCGGAAGAATGGGAATGTGCCTATGAATTAGGCTATCTGATGAGAAAAAACGGTGCAAGCATTGAATCATTCGACACAATATTCGCATCAGGTTCAGTGTCAAGCTTGCCACATTCCACTCCAAGACAACATATATTAGAGACTCCTGTACTGGTCGATTATGGGTGCAAGTTTGAAGGATATTGCTCTGACACTACAAGAACATTCCTATACACAGAAAGGCAAGAGGAAATATCTGATATTGTTCTTGAGGCTCATGACAAGGCCATCGATGCAGTCAAGGCAGGGGTAAAGGCCTGTGAAGTGGATAAGGTGGCAAGAGATATAATAACTGAATATGGATATGGTGACAATTTCATTCACAGCACTGGCCACAGCTTAGGATTGGATATCCATGAAAACCCTTCCGTATCTTTAAAGGATCAAACAGTATTGGAGAACAATATGATTATTACCATAGAGCCAGGAATCTATCTTGAAGGAGAGTTTGGAATAAGGATAGAGGATATGGTTCTAGTGGATAAGAAGGGCAAGTTGATTGGTGATTTGCCTCAAATATTATAA
- a CDS encoding YcaO-related McrA-glycine thioamidation protein: protein MFEDIPIKFFKGTHRIRDPKETIEINEDKLRTAGITRLTEITDLDRVKIPVFSAIRPTAQSGGVSVYAGKGATTEQAKASAMMEGFERYSAERQDIDNERTFVDTYNNIKNDPSISNNVLDPRDLLLPNNYGNQNVENSRLEWIEAEDIISEETIYVPSNAVFHPYIPTRDVNPSPIAIFKGNTNGLASGNIIEESVLHGIFEVVERDAWSIFELTKRNKKEIAQDNIDNEIINELLDKFHSQGIEIKLMDITADLKITTIAASADDTVLKDPALLTLGVGTHLNPEVAVIRALTEVAQSRATQIHGTREDTIRADFMRKSGYEHMKKMNRHYFQREEETIDLEDIEDKSSHSIKKDIETSVEECRKVGFDQILYTDLTREEIGINVARVIIPKAELYSLDEERLGTRALEYDRKARRGLV from the coding sequence ATGTTTGAGGATATTCCAATAAAATTCTTTAAGGGAACTCATAGGATAAGAGACCCGAAGGAGACAATTGAAATAAATGAGGATAAGTTAAGAACCGCTGGAATAACAAGGCTCACTGAAATTACAGACCTTGATAGGGTCAAGATTCCGGTCTTTTCAGCCATTCGCCCAACCGCCCAGTCCGGTGGAGTGAGCGTCTATGCGGGAAAAGGTGCCACAACCGAGCAGGCAAAGGCATCTGCAATGATGGAAGGATTCGAAAGGTATTCTGCTGAAAGACAGGATATAGACAATGAGAGAACCTTTGTAGACACATACAATAACATCAAGAATGACCCATCCATATCTAACAATGTGCTTGACCCAAGAGACCTCCTATTGCCGAATAACTATGGCAACCAGAATGTGGAAAATTCAAGGCTTGAATGGATAGAGGCAGAGGACATAATCAGTGAAGAGACCATTTATGTCCCATCAAATGCGGTCTTCCACCCTTACATTCCAACAAGAGATGTAAATCCTAGTCCAATAGCTATTTTTAAAGGAAATACAAATGGCCTTGCCTCTGGTAACATCATAGAGGAATCCGTTTTGCATGGAATCTTTGAAGTCGTTGAAAGGGATGCATGGAGCATCTTTGAACTAACCAAAAGAAACAAAAAGGAAATCGCTCAGGACAATATTGATAACGAAATCATCAATGAACTTTTAGATAAATTCCATAGTCAAGGAATTGAAATAAAGCTTATGGACATTACAGCTGACTTGAAGATTACAACAATAGCTGCAAGCGCTGACGATACCGTGCTTAAGGATCCTGCACTACTCACTTTAGGTGTCGGAACCCACCTGAACCCTGAAGTGGCAGTCATAAGGGCCCTTACTGAAGTTGCCCAAAGCAGGGCAACCCAAATCCATGGAACCCGTGAAGACACCATAAGGGCGGATTTCATGAGAAAGTCAGGCTATGAGCATATGAAGAAGATGAACAGACATTACTTCCAAAGGGAAGAAGAAACAATCGATCTTGAAGACATTGAAGACAAAAGTTCCCATTCAATCAAAAAGGACATTGAAACAAGCGTTGAAGAGTGTAGAAAAGTAGGATTTGATCAAATCCTCTACACTGACCTTACAAGAGAGGAAATTGGAATCAATGTTGCAAGGGTAATCATTCCAAAGGCGGAGTTATACTCACTTGATGAGGAAAGATTAGGTACTAGAGCTCTGGAATATGATAGAAAAGCAAGAAGAGGATTGGTCTGA
- a CDS encoding TfuA-related McrA-glycine thioamidation protein yields the protein MTKKIIVYLGLSILEDEAKTILDADYRPPVKRGDILKAIAEKPDVIGIIDGVFHHSPAVAHKEIMKALDKGITVVGGSSMGALRASELDDLGMVGIGYVYKAYRSGAITSDDDVALSFDPERNVPISEALVNVDYKLELAVDEGIITDEEKDYIHNIAKEIYYPKRSYQNIFSKVEMEDEKKTKLIDFVLKEKDIKYLDAIEVLEYIKNLE from the coding sequence ATGACAAAAAAGATCATTGTCTATTTAGGATTATCCATTTTGGAAGATGAGGCAAAGACCATATTGGATGCCGACTACAGACCTCCAGTAAAAAGGGGAGACATCCTAAAGGCAATAGCTGAAAAGCCAGATGTCATAGGAATTATAGATGGGGTTTTCCACCACTCACCTGCAGTTGCCCATAAGGAAATCATGAAGGCATTGGACAAGGGGATCACTGTAGTTGGGGGAAGCAGTATGGGAGCCCTTAGAGCCTCTGAACTGGATGATTTAGGCATGGTTGGAATCGGTTATGTCTACAAGGCATACAGGTCAGGAGCGATCACATCAGATGATGATGTCGCACTTAGCTTTGACCCTGAACGTAATGTGCCAATATCAGAAGCTCTTGTGAATGTTGACTACAAACTGGAATTGGCAGTTGATGAAGGAATAATTACAGACGAGGAGAAGGATTACATTCATAACATTGCCAAAGAGATTTATTATCCGAAAAGGTCCTATCAGAACATTTTCTCAAAAGTGGAAATGGAAGATGAGAAGAAAACCAAGCTTATTGATTTTGTATTGAAGGAAAAGGACATCAAATATCTGGATGCCATTGAAGTTTTAGAGTATATTAAAAATTTAGAATAA
- a CDS encoding 7-cyano-7-deazaguanine synthase, which translates to MGTNQKMEKVKEILKNYNKIALAFSGGADSTLLAYLAKEVGCDVLAITYDNQIFPSGFLEFAKRRASELGIRHEIIENNFLDVDDVVNNSPKRCLVCRRLMYGAIKQLANQEGYEIIIDGNNITDLTHDRPGILMKYEFEIESPFIEAELETYEIHQFLEENDIEYSKSTTCLATRVKTNETVTLDKVNRIDYCESFIKEKTNSEVAKLRESNNTATIELENMGIILERERIESIVKELQLAQYDKILFNFMMDNNKENLIEDKELEKGTNNLTLRKQLPFGINISETSRIIEENDNEHISNVETIEDIGYIKLNVDQKESRIFRDGKISIGNNKNKDDAKESLVKILPLIRRTV; encoded by the coding sequence ATGGGCACCAATCAAAAGATGGAAAAGGTTAAGGAGATATTAAAAAACTATAACAAAATAGCCTTGGCTTTCTCCGGAGGGGCAGACAGCACACTCCTTGCATACCTTGCAAAAGAGGTGGGTTGTGATGTGCTTGCAATAACCTATGACAACCAGATATTTCCAAGCGGATTTTTGGAATTTGCCAAAAGAAGAGCATCCGAACTTGGAATAAGACACGAAATTATTGAAAATAATTTCCTAGATGTAGATGATGTTGTTAACAATAGTCCTAAAAGATGTTTAGTGTGCAGAAGATTGATGTACGGTGCCATTAAACAACTGGCTAATCAAGAAGGTTATGAAATAATCATAGATGGAAACAATATAACAGACCTTACTCACGATAGGCCAGGAATACTTATGAAATATGAGTTTGAGATAGAAAGTCCATTCATAGAAGCCGAACTTGAAACCTATGAGATTCATCAATTCCTTGAGGAAAATGATATTGAATATTCAAAGTCAACAACCTGTCTTGCAACAAGAGTCAAGACAAATGAAACCGTTACCCTCGATAAGGTAAATAGAATTGATTACTGCGAATCATTCATTAAGGAAAAAACAAACTCTGAAGTGGCCAAACTTAGAGAAAGCAATAACACAGCCACCATCGAATTGGAAAATATGGGAATCATCTTAGAGAGGGAAAGGATCGAATCAATCGTCAAGGAACTTCAATTAGCCCAATACGATAAGATTCTATTCAATTTTATGATGGATAACAATAAGGAAAACCTCATTGAAGACAAAGAGCTTGAAAAAGGAACCAATAATCTGACCTTAAGAAAGCAATTGCCATTTGGAATAAATATTTCAGAGACCTCAAGAATAATTGAAGAGAATGATAATGAACATATAAGCAATGTTGAAACCATTGAGGATATTGGATACATTAAACTAAATGTTGATCAAAAAGAGTCTAGAATATTTAGAGATGGTAAAATAAGCATTGGGAATAATAAAAATAAAGACGATGCAAAAGAATCTTTAGTTAAAATATTGCCATTGATTAGAAGAACCGTTTAA
- a CDS encoding CBS domain-containing protein yields the protein MKVKDVASTDVIHVTVPGSREDALRIMKKEDVSVVPVIKNDTNKLVGILTRSDMITNPDEEQIAMLMTRDLITAKMDDELKTVAEKMVENNIRRIPVVDDEDELVGIVTSFDIVALAIADMGIKDPVEDYMIKTIPATWDETPLNVAFEVMKFFGLKSVIGLNSNNRMTGILTETDFIAESEIISERTEHSSSVGTEGDKWSWDSTSVLYIEKNHLKFTDKVFKDVAIKDVVTANTKTKVSVCAEKMRSLDVEQLPVLGIEGELVGLIRASDLIKTLL from the coding sequence ATGAAAGTAAAAGATGTAGCGTCTACAGATGTTATTCATGTGACAGTTCCAGGAAGCCGTGAAGATGCTTTGAGAATCATGAAAAAAGAGGATGTATCTGTAGTACCTGTTATTAAGAATGATACTAACAAATTAGTCGGGATTTTGACTCGTTCTGATATGATCACCAATCCTGATGAAGAGCAAATTGCTATGTTAATGACCAGAGATTTAATTACAGCAAAAATGGATGATGAATTGAAGACCGTTGCAGAAAAGATGGTTGAAAACAATATCAGAAGAATACCTGTTGTAGATGATGAAGATGAATTGGTAGGTATTGTAACTTCCTTTGATATTGTGGCTTTAGCCATTGCAGACATGGGAATCAAGGACCCTGTAGAAGATTACATGATCAAGACCATTCCTGCAACTTGGGATGAAACTCCATTGAATGTTGCATTTGAAGTAATGAAATTCTTCGGATTGAAATCAGTTATCGGATTGAACTCAAACAACAGAATGACCGGTATATTGACTGAAACCGACTTCATTGCTGAAAGTGAAATCATCTCTGAAAGAACTGAACACAGCTCTTCCGTTGGTACCGAAGGAGACAAATGGTCTTGGGACAGCACTTCAGTTTTATACATTGAGAAAAACCATCTCAAGTTTACTGACAAAGTGTTCAAGGATGTTGCAATCAAGGATGTTGTAACTGCAAACACCAAAACAAAAGTCTCTGTATGTGCTGAAAAGATGAGATCTCTTGATGTTGAGCAATTACCTGTTTTAGGAATTGAAGGAGAGCTCGTTGGGCTCATCAGAGCCAGTGATTTAATTAAGACTTTACTCTAG
- a CDS encoding CatA-like O-acetyltransferase gives MKEMNLGLRENLYKNFEKEIEFDLENNPFKNFLSSRYTMSARLNVEGMWKYSKRHDCSFFVLSLGALMGALNRIPAMRRRIVDGKVIEYNYIDAICPIMNEEHTVFKEIRIQSPQLFSSFIRWHENVEDNILNVLEGVDSAFTIGPLERDELNIANFSCIPWVDFDSITNATASGNAIQPLITWGKVNEDYEMTVSITVSHIFVNGLDLAQFYKYAQENFDCFE, from the coding sequence ATGAAGGAAATGAATTTGGGATTAAGAGAAAATCTTTATAAAAACTTTGAGAAGGAGATCGAGTTTGATTTAGAGAATAATCCATTTAAAAATTTTTTATCTTCAAGATACACCATGTCTGCAAGACTTAATGTGGAAGGTATGTGGAAGTATTCGAAAAGACATGATTGTTCTTTCTTTGTCTTATCTCTTGGGGCTTTAATGGGTGCATTAAATAGGATTCCTGCAATGAGAAGAAGAATTGTTGATGGAAAAGTGATTGAATATAATTATATAGATGCGATTTGCCCTATAATGAATGAAGAGCATACAGTTTTTAAGGAAATAAGAATACAATCCCCTCAATTATTTAGCAGTTTTATCCGATGGCATGAAAATGTTGAAGACAATATATTAAATGTTTTAGAGGGAGTTGATTCAGCTTTTACTATAGGCCCTTTGGAAAGGGATGAGCTGAACATTGCAAACTTTTCTTGCATTCCTTGGGTTGATTTTGATTCAATAACTAATGCAACTGCTTCTGGAAATGCAATACAACCATTGATTACTTGGGGTAAGGTCAATGAGGATTATGAAATGACTGTATCCATAACAGTTAGCCATATTTTTGTAAATGGTTTGGATTTAGCTCAATTTTATAAATATGCTCAAGAGAACTTTGATTGCTTCGAATAA